The Hyalangium gracile genome has a window encoding:
- a CDS encoding DUF1552 domain-containing protein, translating to MLNRRTILKTAAGMALFGPLLSEAAAPAGLPRRLVIVLECNGIYPVAFLSAKARSSLGSASIGNDIMFSRVYPTTARTLTGDAVGSALCLDPLKASSSRISLENRAAVLLGLSSNITGGGHSSGTGALSCAVNGAAATIDAVLAPKLKRTAPYEAIRLGTSSAATPIVYETCSFGPKRPAPILVNPALAYDSIFGSIAKGATAGAERSALFDFARADVQATLATFKGNSNERIKLERYLASLEGLRARETQLASMAASVQPLLPPAPADNPLIKNAGSPPDSLMWLEAQFQIATTCLLGGLTNTVVLASGSSGFDVHYESIIPTIGRHDLQHGIDNPSNWTAIAAVTRKHVELIAKLARTLAATPEVGASGSMLDHTAIVFMSDNGEQHHSTAAEWPTLVLGGNALGLRTDGRTVIYPEMGQANNRQVSNLFNTLGHAAGDADFNTFGNEGPTRIAQGPLSELYG from the coding sequence AGTGCAACGGCATCTACCCGGTCGCGTTCCTGAGCGCCAAGGCGCGCTCCTCGCTGGGCAGCGCGAGCATCGGCAACGACATCATGTTCTCGCGGGTGTACCCGACCACCGCGCGCACGCTGACGGGCGACGCGGTCGGCTCGGCGCTCTGCCTCGATCCGTTGAAGGCCTCCTCGTCGAGGATCTCGCTCGAGAACCGCGCCGCGGTGCTGCTCGGCTTGTCGAGCAACATCACGGGCGGTGGCCACTCCTCTGGCACCGGCGCGCTGAGCTGCGCGGTGAACGGCGCGGCGGCGACGATCGACGCGGTGCTGGCCCCCAAGCTCAAGCGGACCGCGCCGTACGAGGCGATCCGGCTCGGCACCAGCTCCGCGGCCACCCCCATCGTCTACGAGACCTGCAGCTTCGGCCCGAAGCGCCCGGCGCCCATCCTGGTCAACCCCGCGCTCGCCTACGATTCGATCTTCGGTTCAATCGCCAAGGGCGCCACGGCAGGCGCCGAGCGCAGCGCGCTGTTCGACTTCGCCCGCGCCGACGTGCAGGCGACCCTGGCGACGTTCAAGGGGAACTCGAACGAGCGGATCAAGCTCGAGCGCTACCTGGCGTCGCTGGAAGGGCTCCGCGCGCGAGAGACGCAGCTGGCGTCGATGGCGGCGTCGGTGCAGCCGCTGCTGCCGCCCGCGCCGGCCGACAACCCGCTGATCAAGAACGCCGGCTCGCCCCCGGACTCGCTGATGTGGCTGGAGGCGCAGTTCCAGATCGCCACCACCTGCCTGCTCGGCGGCCTCACCAACACGGTGGTGCTCGCGTCGGGCAGCTCTGGGTTCGACGTGCACTACGAGAGCATCATCCCGACGATCGGCCGGCACGACCTTCAGCACGGCATCGACAACCCCAGTAACTGGACGGCGATTGCGGCGGTGACCCGCAAGCATGTCGAGCTGATCGCGAAGCTCGCGCGCACCCTGGCTGCCACCCCGGAGGTGGGCGCCTCCGGGTCGATGCTGGATCACACCGCGATCGTCTTCATGTCCGACAACGGCGAGCAGCACCACTCGACCGCCGCCGAGTGGCCGACGCTGGTGCTGGGCGGCAACGCGCTCGGGCTGCGCACCGATGGCCGGACGGTGATCTACCCGGAGATGGGGCAGGCCAATAACCGGCAGGTGTCGAACCTGTTCAACACCCTGGGACACGCCGCGGGCGACGCGGACTTCAACACCTTCGGCAACGAGGGTCCGACCCGAATCGCGCAGGGCCCGCTCAGCGAGCTGTACGGCTAG
- a CDS encoding DUF1444 family protein, which translates to MRSSQYGYLLLVIGAMATMIACQKNAKTDGSKLPERLAEKLSDPELEPGAFTNLCAEALKTLDPQATVSVVGPFQVAMNSQGVDLVAGFENPWRAAPAARAEAVWAQVLGVREASKAMAGQVVGELREIVPLVRGEVDAAVQLIKAGKSKQVAYPLTADLWVLYAFNKPTQFLPVMDEDLRRLDLDRAQVRATALENLRQFIPGFERKGGKGTWMLILPNTGGNFEASLLLLDEIWDDLEKETQGEVVAAVPARDLLFVTDSQNAAGVSKVSALAADAYAKGDHPVSKQVLVRRSGEWKPWAPP; encoded by the coding sequence ATGAGAAGCTCCCAGTACGGTTATCTGCTCCTGGTGATCGGGGCGATGGCGACGATGATCGCTTGCCAGAAGAATGCGAAGACGGACGGCTCGAAGCTGCCGGAGCGGCTCGCGGAGAAGCTGAGCGATCCTGAGCTGGAGCCAGGAGCCTTCACGAATCTCTGCGCCGAGGCGCTCAAGACCCTGGATCCCCAGGCCACGGTCTCGGTCGTCGGCCCCTTCCAGGTGGCCATGAACTCCCAGGGAGTCGACCTGGTGGCAGGGTTCGAGAATCCCTGGCGAGCAGCACCGGCAGCGCGCGCCGAAGCCGTATGGGCTCAGGTGCTTGGGGTCCGTGAGGCGAGCAAGGCCATGGCCGGGCAGGTCGTCGGTGAGCTACGGGAGATCGTGCCGCTGGTGAGAGGCGAGGTGGATGCCGCCGTTCAGCTGATCAAGGCCGGTAAATCCAAGCAGGTCGCCTACCCGCTCACGGCAGACCTCTGGGTGCTCTACGCATTCAACAAGCCCACGCAGTTCCTTCCGGTCATGGACGAGGATCTGCGGAGGCTGGACCTGGATCGGGCTCAGGTCCGCGCCACCGCCCTGGAGAACCTCAGGCAGTTCATCCCGGGATTCGAGAGGAAGGGCGGTAAAGGCACCTGGATGCTGATCCTCCCCAACACCGGCGGCAACTTCGAGGCAAGCCTGTTGCTACTGGACGAGATCTGGGACGACCTCGAGAAGGAGACCCAGGGCGAGGTGGTCGCGGCGGTCCCCGCGCGAGATCTCCTCTTCGTGACGGACTCCCAGAACGCAGCGGGCGTGAGCAAGGTCAGTGCCCTGGCCGCGGATGCCTATGCCAAGGGAGACCACCCCGTCTCGAAGCAGGTCCTTGTCCGCCGAAGTGGGGAGTGGAAGCCCTGGGCCCCGCCGTAG
- a CDS encoding serine/threonine-protein kinase, protein MAREGEKGPLSLRGNLMEHQPPRVGHLFCLPPGTRVQDWLLLGCHGHGGFGVVYRAVRFGYESEGPVALKMALVPWEPRFQREVGLLSLVRHPSIPRLLGHGFWRHPSDAFFPFVVMEWVEGTPLYEWAREHPPTQRRQLQVLAQLARALEATHACRAVHRDVKGDNVLVRRSDGRAMLTDFGAGHYPSAARLTWQPLPPGTPPYRSPEAWLFELRSGQSPGIRYLPGPADDVYALGVTAYRLVTGQYPPGPELRQDEQGTWYPVEAPLPAPGELGPRVDSQLSALILRMLSVTPEARGTAGELAQELEAAAEQGQAMPPPIQPWKQRGRVRVLVGALLVLWTLLAVHAPLPSPSARKQDASNPASPREGGAAGVGESASEATQPWGREFSKPEALSQDAPPKPLPGQLTPDAKGQCPGRTQIPINGGCWVELSTKDAEACEENGYIFFRARCYAPALKSRRKPPPTSAPSDFR, encoded by the coding sequence ATGGCGCGGGAGGGGGAGAAGGGCCCTCTCTCCCTGCGAGGCAACCTCATGGAGCATCAGCCACCACGGGTGGGGCATCTCTTCTGCTTGCCTCCGGGCACCCGGGTGCAGGACTGGCTGTTGCTGGGCTGCCACGGTCATGGTGGCTTCGGGGTGGTCTACCGAGCGGTTCGGTTCGGGTACGAGTCAGAGGGACCCGTCGCGCTCAAGATGGCCCTGGTGCCCTGGGAGCCGCGCTTCCAGCGGGAGGTGGGGCTGCTGTCGCTCGTGCGCCACCCGAGCATTCCGCGTCTGCTCGGCCACGGCTTCTGGCGGCATCCGTCCGATGCGTTCTTTCCGTTCGTGGTGATGGAGTGGGTGGAGGGCACGCCGCTGTACGAGTGGGCACGCGAGCATCCCCCGACGCAGCGGCGGCAGCTCCAGGTGCTGGCGCAGCTAGCGCGGGCGCTGGAGGCCACCCATGCCTGCCGTGCCGTGCACAGGGACGTCAAGGGCGACAACGTGCTGGTGCGGCGTTCAGACGGCCGGGCCATGCTCACGGACTTCGGCGCCGGGCACTACCCGTCCGCCGCGCGACTGACCTGGCAGCCGCTGCCACCGGGAACACCGCCCTACCGTTCCCCCGAGGCCTGGCTGTTCGAGCTTCGCTCCGGTCAGTCTCCAGGAATTCGCTACCTGCCAGGGCCCGCGGACGACGTCTATGCGCTGGGCGTCACCGCCTACAGGCTCGTGACCGGGCAGTATCCCCCCGGCCCGGAGCTGCGGCAGGACGAGCAGGGCACATGGTACCCGGTGGAGGCCCCTCTGCCGGCGCCTGGGGAGCTCGGACCCCGGGTGGATTCCCAGCTCAGCGCGCTGATCCTGCGCATGCTCTCGGTGACTCCGGAGGCTCGAGGAACAGCGGGGGAACTCGCCCAGGAGCTCGAGGCTGCCGCGGAGCAAGGTCAGGCCATGCCGCCGCCGATTCAGCCGTGGAAGCAGCGGGGAAGGGTACGGGTGCTCGTAGGAGCACTGCTGGTTTTGTGGACCTTGCTGGCGGTACACGCGCCGCTCCCCAGCCCTTCCGCGAGGAAGCAGGACGCTTCGAATCCGGCATCTCCACGAGAGGGAGGTGCCGCCGGGGTGGGGGAGAGTGCATCGGAAGCCACGCAGCCATGGGGCCGGGAGTTCTCCAAGCCAGAGGCGCTCAGCCAGGACGCGCCTCCCAAGCCGTTGCCGGGGCAGCTCACGCCGGATGCCAAAGGCCAGTGCCCAGGGCGGACGCAGATCCCCATCAACGGCGGCTGCTGGGTGGAGTTGAGCACGAAGGATGCTGAGGCGTGCGAGGAGAACGGCTACATCTTCTTCAGGGCTCGGTGCTACGCCCCCGCCTTGAAATCCCGCCGCAAGCCTCCACCGACCTCCGCGCCTTCGGACTTCCGATAG
- a CDS encoding Flp family type IVb pilin: MKAVSKKQVRKSRGQGMTEYIIIVSLIAIASIGVITLFGDNIRKLFGASAAALAGNANVTNEGAESNETLNKKTMKTFGQNNSY; encoded by the coding sequence ATGAAGGCCGTCTCGAAGAAGCAGGTGCGCAAGTCTCGTGGTCAAGGAATGACCGAGTACATCATCATCGTGTCCCTGATCGCGATCGCCTCCATCGGCGTGATCACGCTGTTTGGTGACAACATCCGCAAGCTGTTCGGCGCCTCGGCTGCGGCGCTCGCTGGTAACGCGAACGTGACCAACGAGGGCGCTGAGTCCAACGAGACGCTGAACAAGAAGACGATGAAGACTTTCGGCCAGAACAACTCCTACTAG
- a CDS encoding DUF7452 domain-containing protein codes for MIRIPVWAVAVLMVVVPTIIWAGDVMLPHVFMPETTIKSAEVNANFDALRAEASASDRIVVSGGGVVIWTGDNGNGGTYSQYVTPLSHPLLNNNPNALLFVTKDITGDPDGDYYDTCRTSDDQETNVYYEQGKWWIYSTCPQLKYHVLIFRGTRASP; via the coding sequence ATGATTCGCATTCCGGTTTGGGCAGTTGCGGTTCTCATGGTGGTGGTTCCAACCATTATCTGGGCGGGAGACGTGATGCTGCCGCACGTGTTCATGCCAGAAACAACCATCAAATCTGCCGAGGTCAATGCCAACTTCGACGCATTGCGAGCGGAGGCGTCAGCGTCTGATCGGATTGTCGTGAGTGGTGGGGGGGTTGTCATATGGACAGGCGACAATGGGAACGGAGGCACGTATTCGCAGTACGTGACGCCACTGTCCCATCCGTTGCTAAACAACAACCCCAATGCGTTGTTGTTTGTGACGAAGGACATTACGGGCGATCCCGATGGTGACTATTACGACACCTGTAGGACCAGCGATGATCAGGAAACAAATGTGTACTATGAGCAGGGGAAATGGTGGATTTACAGTACCTGCCCCCAGTTGAAGTATCATGTGCTGATCTTTCGCGGCACTCGGGCAAGTCCCTGA
- a CDS encoding DUF7452 domain-containing protein — protein MIRIPIWAAAVLIVAIPTIMWASELVIPHVFAPDTTIKAAEVNANFEALRSGVAGTDGMVVNGGGVVIESWTDSAGSWARYVTPLSHPLLNNNPDAIVIAGRRYKTWAQSSQPWCKVDDYNDLSTYYEGGRWYISDTCPHLKYSVLILNGPRSTPQP, from the coding sequence ATGATCCGCATCCCGATTTGGGCAGCAGCAGTTTTGATTGTAGCGATTCCAACCATCATGTGGGCAAGCGAATTGGTGATTCCGCACGTATTCGCGCCCGACACCACGATCAAGGCCGCTGAAGTCAACGCCAATTTCGAGGCGTTGCGATCGGGAGTGGCTGGCACTGACGGGATGGTCGTAAACGGCGGCGGTGTTGTCATTGAGTCATGGACCGACTCCGCAGGCAGTTGGGCGCGATATGTAACACCTCTGTCGCACCCACTGCTCAACAACAACCCCGACGCCATCGTCATTGCTGGCAGGCGATACAAGACCTGGGCCCAGTCCTCCCAGCCTTGGTGCAAGGTCGATGATTACAATGATCTGAGTACCTATTACGAGGGTGGGCGATGGTACATTTCCGACACCTGCCCGCACCTTAAGTATAGCGTGCTCATTCTGAATGGTCCTCGCTCGACGCCTCAACCCTAA
- the istA gene encoding IS21 family transposase: MISPEIRAEMRRLVLRLHWRIETVARRFGVHHSTVRHALESGPGSGEVAKGSILDPYKPYLVERLTEAPQLTSIRLLAELKERGYPGGVAVVRRYIAKVRQPRVRKSYLRIEMEPGEQAQVDWGSFGHLRIGSHQRPLSAFAMVLSYSRALFIDFSLDQRMETFLAMHRRALEYFGGVPKRILYDNLKSVVLHHVGSTVQFNPRFLDFAGHYLFEPTAAPVRYPEAKGRVENAIKYVRSSFFYGRSFSSLDDLRAQAASWLEGTANARLHAATRERPADRLLVERPRLHPLPEHPYDTDLVLPSIVSKEARVRLDANTYSVPPQYVGKTVHVRAEASTVRILHEATEVARHTRSWERHQAIEEPAHLEKLLERRKAAQKPKQKDRFMALSSEARLYIQEVARSRIRLDHELTKLSRLVELYGEADVASGMAKALAQRTFGARYVRALIDQGRFAAGLTEPPEPILTGNAAADSLEVQPHALESYDELVSQKPTPQPGQ, translated from the coding sequence ATGATTTCGCCGGAAATCCGAGCGGAGATGCGGCGGCTGGTGTTGCGCCTGCACTGGCGGATTGAGACGGTGGCGCGCAGGTTCGGCGTACACCACTCCACCGTACGGCACGCGTTGGAGAGCGGCCCCGGCTCCGGGGAGGTGGCCAAAGGCAGCATCCTGGACCCGTACAAGCCCTACCTGGTGGAGCGGCTGACAGAGGCGCCTCAGCTGACCAGCATCCGGCTGCTGGCCGAGTTGAAAGAGCGCGGCTACCCGGGGGGAGTAGCCGTGGTGCGGCGCTACATCGCCAAGGTGCGTCAGCCCCGGGTGCGCAAGAGTTATCTGCGAATCGAGATGGAGCCCGGAGAGCAGGCCCAGGTGGACTGGGGCTCTTTTGGACACCTGCGCATTGGAAGCCATCAGCGGCCGTTGTCCGCCTTCGCCATGGTGCTGTCGTACTCCAGAGCGCTGTTCATCGACTTCAGCCTGGACCAGCGGATGGAGACGTTCCTGGCCATGCACCGACGGGCGCTGGAGTACTTCGGCGGCGTGCCCAAGCGCATCCTCTACGACAACCTCAAGTCGGTGGTGCTGCACCACGTGGGCAGCACGGTGCAATTCAACCCGCGCTTCCTCGACTTCGCCGGCCACTACCTCTTCGAGCCGACCGCGGCTCCAGTCCGCTACCCCGAAGCCAAGGGCCGGGTGGAGAACGCTATCAAGTACGTGCGGAGCTCCTTCTTCTATGGCCGCTCCTTCTCCTCTCTGGACGACTTGCGAGCGCAAGCGGCCAGCTGGCTGGAGGGGACCGCCAACGCACGTCTGCATGCGGCCACTCGGGAGCGGCCCGCCGACAGGTTGCTGGTGGAGCGGCCACGCCTGCATCCACTGCCGGAGCACCCCTACGATACGGACCTGGTCCTGCCAAGCATCGTCTCGAAGGAGGCGCGCGTGCGGCTGGACGCCAACACCTACTCGGTGCCGCCACAGTACGTGGGCAAGACGGTGCACGTGCGCGCCGAAGCCAGCACCGTCCGCATCCTCCACGAGGCCACAGAGGTGGCACGCCACACCCGCTCGTGGGAGCGCCACCAGGCCATCGAAGAGCCCGCTCACCTCGAGAAGCTCCTGGAGCGCAGAAAGGCCGCCCAGAAGCCCAAGCAGAAGGATCGCTTCATGGCGCTCAGCTCCGAGGCTCGCCTCTACATCCAGGAGGTGGCACGCAGCAGGATCCGGCTCGACCACGAGCTGACGAAATTGAGCCGGCTCGTCGAGCTTTACGGCGAAGCGGACGTGGCCTCGGGCATGGCCAAGGCGCTGGCCCAGCGCACCTTCGGGGCTCGCTACGTGCGCGCGCTCATCGACCAGGGCCGCTTCGCCGCAGGGCTCACCGAGCCGCCCGAGCCCATCCTCACTGGAAACGCCGCCGCCGATTCCCTCGAAGTCCAACCCCACGCCCTGGAGTCCTACGATGAGCTCGTCTCCCAAAAGCCCACCCCTCAACCCGGCCAGTGA
- a CDS encoding ATP-binding protein — protein sequence MLATSPALPRARHRGRLLAAGSPQRAASVRLLTPQEGSQTDLSLALALAPLALGRCSRPGAFSCRRSTRARHDRQNSSDPHCRLHLVNDLVAGQAKNTLHRRLTAWAAPDLLLIDELSYLSFDARGADLLYQVFNRRYQRASTIVTTNLPFKDWGKLFHNSAAASAIADRLVHKGLLVRIAGKSRRSDQELENAA from the coding sequence TTGCTCGCAACGAGTCCAGCACTGCCACGTGCTCGACATCGAGGCCGACTCCTGGCGGCAGGCTCACCCCAGCGCGCCGCCTCTGTCAGGCTCCTCACCCCGCAGGAAGGCTCGCAAACGGACCTGAGCCTCGCTCTGGCTCTCGCTCCCCTCGCCCTCGGTCGCTGCTCGCGGCCGGGGGCGTTTTCTTGCCGGCGGTCAACCCGCGCTCGACACGACCGTCAAAATTCGTCGGATCCTCACTGCCGTCTACACCTGGTCAATGACCTCGTCGCAGGACAGGCCAAGAACACCCTCCACCGGCGGCTAACCGCTTGGGCGGCGCCCGACCTGCTTCTCATCGACGAGTTGAGCTACCTCAGCTTCGACGCTCGCGGGGCTGACTTGCTCTACCAGGTCTTCAACAGGCGCTATCAACGCGCCTCCACCATCGTCACCACCAACCTCCCCTTCAAGGACTGGGGCAAGCTCTTCCACAACAGCGCGGCCGCCTCGGCCATCGCCGACCGCCTCGTCCACAAGGGGCTGCTGGTCCGCATCGCCGGAAAGTCCAGGCGCTCCGACCAGGAACTCGAGAACGCCGCATGA